The following coding sequences are from one Spirochaetota bacterium window:
- a CDS encoding FtsW/RodA/SpoVE family cell cycle protein, with protein sequence MIQNIKKNEYDYSVLILIFVLVSIGSLMVYSRTLSKVFLLKHVVIIFIANILGVIIFFYKGFFSLIKKNYILIYVLNFILLLIPIIFKNSFSVNNSYRWIRIGFFSFQPSELAKLTIILVFSVIMSEKKSRVFNYDKEFLFPLILTLIYVVLIILQKDLSTAILFSMFLIVSYFIIGVPFLYIFYLLTFGTCLFVILSIYSGYRSYRLLAFFDPFRYSDDIGYQVIKSFTAIVSGGFSGKGVGTTIFSGNVLPLSYSDFIFAAINEELGLIGGISIIIIYILIFLSGIRIVKRQKDNFCFLISFFIIALIVIQAILNIFVSIGLLPPTGLTLPFVSYGGSSNLIFIIMIWILLKVNYFSNEELIEIKEKDNYEI encoded by the coding sequence ATGATACAAAATATAAAAAAAAATGAATATGACTATTCAGTTTTAATACTTATTTTTGTTTTAGTTTCAATAGGTTCATTAATGGTTTATTCTCGAACTCTTTCTAAAGTTTTTCTATTAAAACATGTTGTTATTATTTTTATTGCTAATATTTTAGGGGTAATTATTTTTTTTTATAAAGGATTTTTTAGTTTAATAAAAAAAAATTATATATTAATTTATGTTTTAAATTTTATTTTACTTCTTATTCCAATAATTTTTAAAAATAGCTTTTCTGTAAATAATTCATATAGATGGATAAGAATAGGTTTTTTTTCTTTTCAACCATCAGAATTAGCAAAGCTTACAATTATATTGGTGTTTTCAGTTATAATGAGTGAGAAAAAATCTAGAGTTTTTAACTATGATAAAGAATTTTTATTTCCACTGATTTTAACTTTAATTTATGTTGTTTTAATAATTTTACAAAAAGATTTATCAACAGCTATACTTTTCTCTATGTTTTTAATAGTTTCTTATTTTATAATAGGAGTTCCTTTTTTATATATATTTTATTTGCTTACTTTTGGAACTTGTTTATTTGTAATTTTATCAATATATAGTGGTTATAGGAGTTATAGATTACTTGCTTTTTTTGATCCTTTTAGATATTCTGATGATATTGGCTATCAGGTAATAAAATCTTTTACTGCTATCGTAAGTGGGGGTTTTTCTGGTAAAGGGGTTGGTACAACTATCTTTTCAGGAAACGTTCTTCCTCTTTCTTATTCTGATTTTATTTTTGCTGCAATAAATGAAGAATTAGGATTAATAGGTGGTATTTCTATTATTATAATTTATATTTTAATTTTTTTATCTGGAATTAGAATTGTAAAAAGACAGAAAGATAATTTTTGTTTTTTGATTTCCTTTTTTATTATAGCCTTAATAGTCATTCAGGCAATTTTAAATATTTTTGTTTCAATAGGTCTTTTACCGCCAACAGGACTTACTTTGCCTTTCGTTTCATATGGTGGTAGTTCAAATTTAATTTTTATAATAATGATATGGATATTATTAAAAGTAAATTATTTTTCAAATGAGGAACTAATAGAAATAAAAGAAAAAGATAATTATGAAATATGA
- a CDS encoding PTS sugar transporter subunit IIA gives MIKLSNYISKENIFFIDKNSKLEIFDEIFEKVKNNKYIKNIEIFKNLILEREKIVSTGIGMGFAVPHIKNNIVEEFFISIFILEKPVDWNSIDNKPVKVIFLIAGPENHNLYLQILSKLILIIRNFKERKALLNSKNLDEIYSFFYRF, from the coding sequence ATGATAAAATTATCAAACTATATAAGTAAAGAAAATATCTTTTTCATAGATAAAAATTCAAAATTAGAGATATTTGATGAAATATTTGAAAAAGTAAAAAATAATAAATATATAAAAAACATTGAAATATTTAAAAATTTAATCTTAGAAAGAGAAAAAATTGTTAGTACTGGTATAGGAATGGGCTTTGCTGTTCCTCATATTAAAAATAATATAGTAGAAGAATTTTTTATATCTATTTTCATCCTTGAAAAACCTGTAGATTGGAACTCTATTGACAATAAACCTGTTAAAGTAATTTTTCTTATTGCTGGCCCAGAAAATCACAATCTTTATTTACAAATTTTATCAAAACTTATATTGATTATAAGAAATTTTAAAGAAAGAAAAGCTTTACTAAATTCTAAAAATTTAGATGAAATTTATTCATTTTTTTATAGATTTTAA
- a CDS encoding M20/M25/M40 family metallo-hydrolase: protein MNNEQLNEVLNIFSQISKIPRCSKNEERIAKYLINFALENNLEYKIDNHNNVLIKIPPTNGYENLPGIIIQTHMDMVCEKDNDIVHDFNKDPIELIFEGDFLKAKGTTLGADDGIGMSIALSYAKMKNLPHPPLELLFTVDEETGLTGAKMLSEDFLSYNYMLNIDTDSDKTFIIGCAGGKDVKVKIKTYFSKLTNNNLENSIRKFISNYNFKNSETQLQNNKNLNFSIFELNIDGLIGGHSGLDINKKRGNAIIILIRLLNYLLESNILLCLVSIFGGQAHNAIPRSSKATIVIPEIYEKEFLEKIKIFSELLISEIKFDEPNIKILFEKINDRIDKNKVEELFFIDFQETKKIINLLNLIPHGVFTMSSQIPNLVESSNNFAKINTNFNESSFDLLLSYRSSNDSVMAWAISKIKSLSEILNFNIEIGNGYPSWTPDIDSKFLYFCKESYKECFSEYPKVDVIHAGLECGILKSKYKNLEVISCGVELHSPHSPQEKVSISSIERTLKFINKLFSNWKNFFN, encoded by the coding sequence ATGAATAATGAACAATTAAATGAGGTACTTAATATTTTTTCTCAAATTTCTAAAATCCCAAGATGTTCTAAAAATGAAGAAAGAATAGCAAAATACCTTATCAACTTTGCTTTAGAAAATAATCTTGAATACAAGATAGATAATCATAATAATGTTTTAATAAAAATTCCACCAACTAATGGTTATGAAAATCTTCCCGGAATAATCATTCAAACACATATGGATATGGTTTGTGAAAAGGACAATGATATAGTACATGATTTTAATAAAGACCCTATAGAATTAATTTTTGAAGGTGATTTTTTAAAAGCAAAAGGGACTACTTTAGGGGCTGATGATGGTATTGGAATGTCTATAGCATTATCTTATGCTAAAATGAAAAATTTACCACACCCTCCTTTAGAACTTTTATTTACTGTAGATGAAGAGACTGGTTTAACTGGAGCTAAAATGTTATCAGAAGATTTTCTATCATACAATTATATGCTTAATATTGATACCGACAGTGACAAAACTTTTATAATTGGTTGTGCTGGAGGGAAAGATGTTAAAGTTAAAATTAAAACATATTTTTCAAAATTAACTAATAATAATTTAGAAAATTCAATTAGAAAATTTATTTCTAATTATAACTTTAAAAATAGTGAAACTCAACTTCAAAATAACAAAAATTTAAATTTTTCTATTTTTGAATTAAATATAGATGGTTTAATTGGTGGGCACTCAGGTCTTGATATTAATAAAAAAAGAGGAAATGCTATAATAATTTTGATTAGATTATTAAATTATTTATTAGAAAGTAATATTCTATTATGCTTAGTATCTATATTTGGTGGACAAGCCCACAATGCTATTCCTAGAAGTTCTAAAGCAACAATAGTTATTCCTGAAATTTATGAAAAAGAATTTCTTGAAAAAATAAAAATATTCTCAGAACTTTTAATTTCTGAGATAAAATTTGATGAACCAAATATAAAAATCCTATTTGAAAAGATAAATGACAGGATAGATAAAAATAAAGTTGAAGAACTATTTTTTATAGATTTTCAAGAAACAAAAAAAATTATTAATTTATTAAATTTAATTCCTCATGGGGTTTTTACTATGTCATCTCAAATACCAAATCTTGTTGAATCTTCAAATAATTTTGCAAAAATAAATACAAACTTCAATGAATCTTCCTTTGATTTACTTTTAAGTTATAGATCATCAAATGATTCTGTAATGGCTTGGGCTATTTCCAAGATAAAATCACTATCAGAAATATTGAATTTTAATATTGAAATCGGAAATGGTTATCCATCCTGGACACCTGATATAGATTCAAAATTTCTTTATTTCTGTAAAGAATCATATAAAGAGTGTTTTTCTGAATACCCAAAAGTAGATGTTATACATGCGGGACTTGAATGTGGAATATTAAAATCAAAATATAAAAATTTAGAGGTTATTTCTTGTGGTGTAGAGCTGCATTCCCCACATTCACCTCAAGAAAAAGTATCAATAAGTTCTATAGAGAGAACTTTAAAATTTATAAATAAATTATTTAGTAATTGGAAAAATTTTTTTAATTAA
- the ftsA gene encoding cell division protein FtsA: MMMGKPKIIAACDIGSSKICTLIGKYDDQEDSISIVGIGEDESKGIKKGVIVNIEATTKSIKKSTEEAEIMSGIEVDSLIVNIGGDHLFGINSKGVVAITGKNNEVSEDDIVRVIEAARTIVVPKGREIIHVLEQEYIVDNQDAIKNPLGMSGVRLEGSCHLVTGSSALIKNLKSAIARANYNINDLVISSIASAEACLMEDEKELGVLLVDIGAETTDIICFYNGSVYHTSVIPMGSFNITKDIAILLKVPIKEAEKIKIFAGYANSDDIDETEKFELPQIGASPARLEKRKYLSQIIEERLKDIFSLVVDQIINNNLKDYITAGIVITGGGSKIKGLESFCNKFLNYPVRLGKPVGFKTVDNRVYDPQYSVAYGLLKLVKFDKEDYKKEENGGILKSLKKFMDFFKS; this comes from the coding sequence ATGATGATGGGTAAACCAAAAATTATAGCTGCTTGTGATATTGGTTCAAGTAAAATTTGTACACTTATAGGTAAATATGATGATCAAGAAGATTCAATATCAATCGTTGGAATAGGTGAGGATGAATCTAAAGGTATTAAAAAGGGGGTTATTGTTAATATTGAAGCAACTACTAAATCTATAAAAAAATCAACTGAAGAAGCTGAAATAATGTCAGGTATTGAAGTTGATTCACTTATTGTTAATATTGGTGGAGATCATCTTTTTGGTATAAATTCTAAAGGTGTTGTTGCAATTACTGGGAAAAATAATGAAGTTTCAGAAGATGATATTGTAAGGGTTATTGAAGCAGCAAGGACTATTGTTGTTCCAAAAGGTAGAGAAATAATACATGTACTTGAACAGGAGTACATCGTTGATAACCAGGACGCTATAAAAAATCCTTTAGGAATGAGTGGGGTTAGACTTGAAGGTTCATGCCACCTTGTTACTGGTTCATCAGCCTTAATTAAAAATTTAAAAAGTGCAATAGCAAGAGCTAATTATAATATAAATGATCTTGTTATATCATCTATAGCTTCAGCTGAAGCTTGTTTAATGGAAGATGAAAAAGAATTGGGGGTATTACTTGTAGATATTGGAGCAGAAACTACAGATATTATTTGTTTTTATAATGGATCTGTATATCATACTTCTGTTATTCCAATGGGTTCATTTAATATTACTAAAGATATTGCAATATTACTAAAAGTTCCTATAAAGGAAGCTGAAAAAATAAAAATTTTTGCAGGATATGCTAATTCTGATGATATTGATGAAACTGAAAAGTTTGAACTCCCACAGATTGGTGCAAGTCCAGCACGACTTGAAAAAAGGAAATACCTTTCTCAAATAATTGAGGAAAGATTAAAAGATATATTTTCTTTGGTAGTAGATCAAATTATTAATAATAACTTAAAAGATTATATAACTGCAGGCATTGTTATTACTGGAGGAGGATCAAAAATTAAAGGTTTGGAAAGTTTTTGTAATAAATTTTTAAATTATCCAGTAAGACTAGGAAAGCCAGTTGGTTTTAAAACAGTAGACAATAGAGTATATGACCCTCAATATTCTGTAGCTTATGGATTGTTAAAATTAGTAAAGTTTGATAAAGAAGATTATAAAAAAGAAGAAAATGGTGGAATATTAAAATCTTTAAAAAAATTTATGGATTTTTTTAAATCTTAG
- a CDS encoding CapA family protein translates to MKIHYYQNYLKLFLLLFLITILNLNLNSQETISLSFVGDIMMGTTYPSDILPPNDGKDLFNDAKPFFDTDFILGNCEGTFTEQKTSTKDVSKPNNYAFRMPLRYINYLKEANFHILSIANNHSFDFGNKGYIDTIENLKKAGFIVIGEKGNIEIIEKKGLKFGFIGFSWFSHHNNILDLNNTKNFIKECKNKVDLLVVYFHGGSEGESAQRVKNEMEYFLGSPRGNVYQFARIAIDNGADIVVGHGPHVLRGMEFYKGKLIAYSLGNFCTYGMFSMKYPRNISCILKVYYDKNKNFLKGQIIPFILLNKGIPYYDKNKEAIKIINNLSKIDFGENGVKINENGEF, encoded by the coding sequence TTGAAAATTCATTACTATCAAAATTATTTAAAATTATTTTTATTATTATTTTTAATAACAATTTTAAACTTAAATTTAAATTCACAGGAAACCATTTCTCTATCTTTTGTAGGTGATATTATGATGGGAACTACCTATCCTTCAGATATTCTTCCTCCAAATGATGGAAAAGATTTATTTAATGATGCAAAACCATTTTTTGATACAGATTTTATTTTAGGAAATTGTGAAGGAACATTTACTGAGCAAAAAACATCGACAAAAGATGTCTCAAAACCTAATAATTACGCTTTTAGAATGCCTTTAAGATATATAAATTATTTAAAAGAAGCTAATTTTCATATACTTAGCATTGCAAACAACCACTCTTTTGATTTTGGAAATAAAGGTTATATAGATACAATTGAAAATTTAAAAAAAGCTGGATTCATTGTAATAGGAGAAAAAGGAAATATTGAAATTATTGAAAAAAAAGGATTAAAATTTGGTTTTATAGGTTTTTCATGGTTTTCTCACCATAATAATATACTTGATCTTAATAATACTAAAAATTTTATAAAGGAATGTAAAAATAAAGTTGATTTATTAGTTGTCTATTTTCATGGTGGATCTGAAGGAGAATCCGCACAAAGAGTTAAAAATGAAATGGAATATTTTTTAGGGAGTCCAAGAGGAAATGTTTATCAATTTGCAAGAATAGCTATAGACAATGGTGCTGACATAGTTGTAGGTCATGGACCTCATGTTTTAAGAGGAATGGAATTTTATAAAGGAAAATTAATTGCTTATTCCCTTGGAAATTTTTGCACTTACGGTATGTTTTCAATGAAATATCCTCGAAATATTTCATGTATCTTAAAAGTATATTATGACAAAAATAAAAACTTTTTAAAAGGTCAAATTATTCCATTCATTTTACTAAATAAAGGGATACCATACTATGATAAAAATAAAGAAGCAATAAAAATAATAAATAATCTTTCCAAAATTGATTTTGGAGAAAATGGAGTTAAAATAAATGAAAATGGAGAATTTTAA
- the rpe gene encoding ribulose-phosphate 3-epimerase — protein sequence MLEKEKSKEIDFSKICPSIFAANFLNLKESLNYAKYKGVKLIHLDIMDGHFVPNISFGPKICEDILSYNYFNFDAHLMIENPEKFIPKFMNPSISYITIHYEIKKNIVELINQIKLSKVKAGISIKPKTSFEELINFLKESDLLHKIDLILIMSVEPGFSGQKFIDEVMPKIKKAYDFKIKNNLNYIIQVDGGINFNNCYQILDNGADLLVMGANFFK from the coding sequence ATGTTGGAAAAAGAAAAGAGTAAAGAGATAGATTTTTCTAAAATTTGTCCCTCTATTTTTGCAGCAAATTTTCTAAATTTAAAAGAATCCCTAAATTATGCAAAGTATAAAGGTGTTAAATTGATACATCTTGATATAATGGATGGTCATTTTGTTCCAAATATCTCATTCGGTCCTAAAATTTGTGAAGATATTTTATCTTATAATTATTTTAATTTTGATGCCCATCTAATGATAGAAAACCCAGAAAAATTTATTCCAAAATTTATGAACCCATCAATATCATATATAACAATTCATTATGAAATAAAAAAAAATATTGTTGAGCTTATAAATCAGATAAAATTAAGTAAAGTAAAAGCGGGAATTTCTATAAAACCTAAAACTTCATTTGAAGAATTGATAAATTTTTTAAAAGAAAGTGATCTTCTTCATAAAATAGATCTAATTTTAATAATGAGTGTAGAGCCAGGATTTTCAGGTCAAAAATTTATAGATGAAGTTATGCCAAAGATAAAAAAAGCTTATGATTTTAAAATTAAAAATAATCTCAACTATATTATTCAAGTTGATGGTGGAATTAATTTTAATAATTGTTACCAAATTTTAGATAATGGTGCAGATCTTTTAGTAATGGGAGCAAATTTTTTTAAATAA
- the upp gene encoding uracil phosphoribosyltransferase, with product MKMENFNFLLKDEKFDNLYIVNHPLMKHLLTHLRDKNTKPALFRTITKKITTLLSIFASYELSLQKSIRETPLESFEGYIINEQIVAIPILRAGLGMIDPICDLFPEVSVGYVGIQRDHETAIPHEYYYKLPDIKNKVVFLLDPMLATGGSASYAINLIKSEKPKKIIMLAIVSAPEGVSLINKNHPEVQIFTASLDRELNFKKYILPGLGDMGDRLYGTI from the coding sequence ATGAAAATGGAGAATTTTAATTTTTTATTAAAAGATGAAAAATTTGATAATCTATATATTGTAAATCACCCCTTAATGAAACATTTACTTACACATTTAAGGGATAAAAACACCAAACCTGCTTTATTTAGAACAATCACAAAAAAGATAACAACCCTGTTATCAATTTTTGCATCATATGAGCTATCATTACAAAAAAGCATAAGAGAAACACCATTAGAATCTTTTGAAGGCTATATAATTAATGAGCAAATAGTAGCAATTCCTATTTTAAGAGCTGGCCTTGGAATGATAGATCCAATATGTGACTTATTCCCTGAAGTCTCTGTTGGTTATGTAGGAATACAAAGAGACCATGAAACAGCAATACCTCATGAATATTATTATAAACTCCCTGACATTAAAAATAAAGTAGTTTTTTTACTTGATCCAATGCTTGCTACTGGTGGATCAGCTTCATATGCAATAAATTTAATAAAATCTGAAAAACCAAAAAAAATTATTATGCTTGCTATAGTTTCTGCTCCTGAAGGAGTATCTTTAATAAATAAAAATCACCCTGAAGTCCAGATATTTACTGCAAGTCTTGATAGAGAATTAAATTTTAAAAAATATATTTTACCAGGTCTTGGTGATATGGGTGATAGATTATATGGAACAATTTGA
- a CDS encoding aminoacetone oxidase family FAD-binding enzyme, whose amino-acid sequence MENDINKIFKINDFYEIVILGAGPASLFLSFLLAKNLLNKGEYKNLNILIIEKEKIIGKKLLISGKGACNFTNISNEETFIKNYPRGKYFFKKIFYKFTNFDFIKLIEENGIKTSVEKNGKCFPLSKNSNEILNLFLSQIKKSNKFTFLTESKPIFIEYINNLKKNFKIEIESKNSKKIITVFSNFLILATGGILENEPPKIKNIDIEISKIAPALYGFETEDNDNIIKKCQGISLKNVSIRIIGTNFKTTGDILFTHKGISGPAILHLSSIAAYYIKDNKFKFKLSINLINTLMKNEKDINSLIKLYKEKLSPIKDKLFKNCYILFNLPSKLFENILILFCKKEKFKIEDPKKIKAKYFLNDLVLKKFLLFICDFRISIINKSNIQSEFVTAGGIELKQIYSNGMYFKNYPQLFAIGEILNIDGLTGGYNLQNCWTTAYVAFKEIEQRIINQNLS is encoded by the coding sequence ATGGAAAATGATATTAATAAAATATTTAAAATAAATGATTTTTATGAAATTGTTATTTTAGGTGCTGGTCCTGCTTCTCTTTTCTTATCATTTCTACTTGCAAAAAATCTCCTTAATAAAGGCGAATATAAAAATTTAAACATTCTAATTATTGAAAAAGAAAAAATAATTGGTAAAAAACTTTTAATTTCTGGAAAAGGGGCATGTAATTTTACCAACATATCTAATGAAGAAACATTTATAAAAAACTATCCAAGAGGAAAATATTTTTTTAAAAAAATATTTTATAAATTTACCAACTTTGATTTTATTAAATTAATTGAAGAAAATGGAATAAAAACAAGTGTTGAAAAAAATGGAAAATGTTTTCCTTTATCTAAAAATTCAAATGAAATATTAAATTTATTTCTAAGTCAAATAAAAAAATCAAATAAATTTACTTTTTTAACAGAATCAAAACCAATTTTTATAGAATATATAAACAATTTAAAAAAAAATTTTAAAATTGAAATAGAGAGTAAAAATTCAAAAAAAATAATTACTGTTTTTTCAAATTTTTTAATTTTAGCTACAGGTGGCATCTTAGAAAATGAACCTCCAAAAATTAAAAATATAGATATAGAAATATCTAAAATAGCACCTGCTTTATACGGTTTTGAAACTGAAGATAATGACAATATAATTAAAAAATGTCAAGGAATAAGTTTAAAAAATGTTAGCATAAGAATAATAGGCACAAATTTTAAAACTACTGGAGATATTTTGTTTACACATAAAGGAATATCTGGCCCTGCTATTCTTCATCTTTCATCTATAGCCGCATACTATATTAAAGACAATAAATTTAAATTTAAACTTTCAATTAATTTAATAAACACTTTAATGAAAAATGAGAAAGATATAAATTCATTAATAAAATTATATAAAGAAAAATTATCACCTATTAAAGATAAACTTTTTAAAAACTGTTATATTCTATTTAATTTACCTTCAAAGTTATTTGAAAATATCTTAATTTTATTTTGCAAAAAAGAAAAATTTAAAATAGAGGACCCCAAAAAAATAAAAGCAAAATATTTTTTAAATGATCTTGTTTTAAAAAAATTTTTACTATTTATTTGCGATTTTAGAATATCTATAATTAACAAATCTAACATTCAGTCTGAATTTGTGACTGCGGGAGGTATAGAGCTAAAACAGATCTATTCTAATGGAATGTATTTTAAAAATTACCCTCAACTTTTTGCTATAGGTGAAATTCTCAATATAGATGGTTTAACAGGTGGCTACAATCTGCAAAATTGCTGGACTACTGCTTATGTGGCATTCAAAGAGATAGAACAAAGAATTATAAATCAAAATCTTAGTTAA
- the ftsZ gene encoding cell division protein FtsZ, translated as MVENFNINVDIPEDLNYPIPVIKVVGVGGAGQNAVNHMIKENLEDVTFIAINTDKQALSNSKAQIKIQIGTKVTKGLGAGANPELGEKAAEEDQNKIREALKGADLVFITAGMGGGTGTGAAPVVAKIAKEIGCLTVAVVTKPFKHEGKKKIEKAEEGIRKLRSFVDTLIVIPNDRISELTRASITFFNAFALADDILRHSVQGLSDLLTKHGYINVDFQDVKTVMKDSGYALMGIGEGTGENRVVEAVTNAITNNLIENATLDGAKSAIVNIECGDDFQMTEYNEAMNMVAQRMDPDAIIIPGVIRNEKFKEKEKIRITIIATGFSTQKEEIISQEILKDNVKKVVNSNTNIFPYNHVEFLKGVNIGEDDIPSFIKNKAIKNN; from the coding sequence ATGGTTGAGAATTTTAACATTAATGTAGATATTCCAGAGGATCTAAATTATCCAATCCCTGTTATAAAGGTAGTAGGGGTCGGTGGAGCTGGTCAAAATGCTGTAAATCATATGATTAAAGAAAATCTTGAAGATGTTACTTTTATAGCAATTAATACAGACAAACAAGCTCTAAGTAATTCAAAAGCTCAAATAAAGATACAAATTGGAACTAAAGTAACAAAAGGGTTAGGTGCTGGTGCAAATCCTGAACTTGGTGAGAAGGCTGCTGAGGAAGATCAAAATAAAATTAGAGAAGCATTAAAAGGTGCAGATCTTGTTTTTATAACTGCTGGAATGGGTGGAGGTACAGGAACTGGAGCTGCACCAGTAGTTGCTAAAATAGCAAAAGAGATAGGTTGCTTAACTGTTGCTGTTGTTACAAAACCTTTTAAACATGAGGGAAAGAAAAAAATTGAGAAAGCAGAAGAAGGAATAAGAAAATTAAGAAGTTTTGTAGATACATTGATCGTTATTCCTAATGATAGAATTAGCGAATTAACTAGGGCTTCAATAACATTTTTTAATGCATTTGCTTTAGCTGATGATATTTTAAGACATTCTGTACAAGGTTTATCCGATCTTTTAACCAAACATGGTTATATAAATGTAGATTTTCAAGATGTTAAAACAGTTATGAAAGATTCTGGTTATGCACTTATGGGAATAGGTGAAGGTACTGGTGAGAACAGGGTAGTTGAAGCGGTTACAAATGCTATAACAAACAATTTAATAGAAAATGCTACTCTTGATGGAGCCAAATCTGCAATAGTTAATATTGAATGTGGAGATGATTTTCAAATGACTGAATATAATGAAGCAATGAATATGGTTGCTCAAAGAATGGATCCAGATGCTATTATTATTCCAGGGGTTATTAGAAATGAAAAATTTAAAGAAAAGGAGAAAATTAGAATTACAATTATAGCTACAGGCTTTTCAACTCAAAAGGAAGAAATTATATCTCAAGAAATATTAAAGGATAATGTAAAGAAAGTTGTTAATTCAAATACCAATATTTTCCCTTATAATCATGTTGAATTTTTAAAAGGTGTTAATATTGGAGAAGATGATATTCCTTCTTTTATTAAAAATAAAGCAATTAAAAATAATTAG
- a CDS encoding PASTA domain-containing protein: MKFIKFNKEKIINKINHILLKIKYFIKESLLKLNDFFNNLNWKLFWFTTVIIIIISLILANIAYLLWVKKFDFVKVPSLEKKFLVEAILELQKYDLYPKIESIYSVESYGYVISQDPQPGKIIRNKRFVRLLVSVGPYVKTLEDFTGKSIFYAEKKLNEISSITKKNIVIKEINYQFSDTVEKGFIVSQQPAPGTDLILVNEVILTVSKGPVNNDIAIPSFIGLTIDQATLKAKENGIFLKIEYIQTENPEEFDVVIQQSISPGEIIKPNTELTIYVGKRKE, translated from the coding sequence ATGAAATTTATAAAATTCAATAAAGAAAAAATAATAAATAAGATTAATCATATTCTATTAAAGATAAAGTATTTTATAAAAGAATCATTATTGAAATTAAATGATTTTTTCAATAATTTAAACTGGAAACTATTTTGGTTTACAACAGTTATAATAATAATAATTTCTTTAATATTAGCAAATATTGCATATCTTTTATGGGTTAAAAAATTTGATTTTGTTAAAGTACCATCTTTAGAAAAAAAATTTTTAGTTGAAGCTATTTTAGAATTACAAAAATATGATTTATATCCCAAAATTGAATCTATTTATTCAGTAGAATCATATGGTTATGTTATTTCTCAAGATCCTCAACCAGGAAAAATTATAAGAAATAAAAGATTTGTAAGATTGCTTGTTTCTGTTGGTCCTTATGTTAAAACTCTTGAAGATTTCACAGGTAAAAGTATATTTTATGCTGAAAAAAAGTTAAATGAAATTTCTAGTATTACAAAAAAAAACATAGTTATAAAAGAAATTAATTATCAATTTTCAGATACTGTTGAAAAAGGATTTATAGTTTCACAACAACCTGCTCCAGGAACTGATTTAATTCTTGTAAATGAAGTCATTTTGACTGTTTCCAAAGGTCCTGTAAATAATGATATTGCTATACCATCATTTATTGGCTTAACAATTGATCAAGCTACATTAAAAGCTAAAGAAAATGGTATATTTCTAAAAATAGAATATATCCAAACTGAAAATCCTGAAGAATTTGATGTTGTAATACAACAAAGTATTTCTCCTGGAGAAATAATTAAACCAAACACTGAATTGACAATATATGTTGGAAAAAGAAAAGAGTAA